Part of the Salinigranum rubrum genome is shown below.
ACGATTGGGCCGGACGTGTCCTGGAACACCTTGGTTACCGTATCGAATTCTACACGTGCCATGTTAGTAGTTCGCTCGCATCATTTGAATCTCTAATATTTAATAGTTCCTCGTCGGGTCGGTGTCACACATCAGAAGCGGTGGTCGTCGGAGGTTCAGGCACCTCCGAGCCCTTCGCCGACGTAGCGCTGCGACAGGCCGTAGAAGACGACCGGCGGTGCCACGAGGAGGACGACGGCGGCCATGAGGATGTTCCACTCGCGGAGGACGTCGCTCCCGAGGATGAAGTGAATCGCCACCGTCGCGGTCCGAACGTCCTCGTCGCTCGTGAGGACGAACACCCACAGGAAGTTGTTCCACGCGGTGAGGAACGAGAACAGCGCCGCCGCGCCCACGGCGGGTGCCGACAGCGGGAGCACGATGCGTAAGAACGCGCCGATCTCCGTGTGGCCGTCGATGAGCGCCGCCTCCTCGATGTTCTCGGGGATGCCCTGTCTGAAGAAGCCCTGCAGGAGCCAGATAGTCTGGGGCAGGACGAAGATGGACAGCGCGACGATGATCCCCGTGAGCGTGTTGATGAGCCCGAGGACGAAGAACACCTCGTACACCGGGATGGTGATGACGATCCACGGGAACATGATGGTGAAGACGGCGGTGTAGAAGAGGAACTTCCGCCCCGGGAAGTCCAAGCGTGCGAAGGCGTACGCGCCGGGGATGGAGA
Proteins encoded:
- a CDS encoding carbohydrate ABC transporter permease yields the protein MNIWEQFDFVTFFRNSVVVSIAATLISLLFSIPGAYAFARLDFPGRKFLFYTAVFTIMFPWIVITIPVYEVFFVLGLINTLTGIIVALSIFVLPQTIWLLQGFFRQGIPENIEEAALIDGHTEIGAFLRIVLPLSAPAVGAAALFSFLTAWNNFLWVFVLTSDEDVRTATVAIHFILGSDVLREWNILMAAVVLLVAPPVVFYGLSQRYVGEGLGGA